GGTCCCACTCGGCCAGGTCGGCTTCGACCCACTCGACACGGCCCTCGGTGTCGAGTCGGCGGGCGGCCGCCAGCATCTCGACACTGTTGTCGACACCCACGACCCGGGCGTCGGGCCAGCGCTGGGCGAGGGAGAGCGTCGTCGGCCCGTGCCCGCAGCCGAGGTCGATGACGAGCCGGGGGTCCTCGGCGTCCACCCGGGCCATCAAGTCCTCGAACGGCCGGGTCCGCTCGCTCGAGAACTGGCCGTACCGACTGGGGTCCCACGTCACTGCCATGTCGCCTCCTCGTTGCTGGTGCCCGAGAGCCTAACCGTCGACACCCCGTCCCCGGTGGCTGAGCGCCGACATACTTCGACGTCAAGATTCACGATGGCAGGTACGGTTTGGGGATGACCAGCCGCCACGACCCCGCCGACGACGTCGACGCCATCGTCGAGGCCTGGCGTCGCGAGCGCCCCGATCTCGACATCGAGCCGCTGCACGTCTTCTCGCGCGTCACCCGGCTGGCGCGCCTGCTGGACCTCGACCGGATGAGCGCCTTCGAGCAGCACTCGCTCGAGGGCTGGGAGTTCGACGTGCTCTCCGCGCTGCGTCGCGCCGGCGACCCGTACCAGCTCTCCCCCGGACGCCTCGTGCAGGAGACGCTCGTGACCTCCGGGACGATGACCAACCGCATCGACCGCCTCGCGACGAAGGGCTGGGTGGCGCGCCTGCCCTCTCCCACCGACCGACGCGGGGTCATCGTGCACCTGACCTCGGACGGCCGGGAGCGCGTCGACGCCGCGATGGCCGACCTGCTCACCCGCGA
The DNA window shown above is from Janibacter sp. A1S7 and carries:
- a CDS encoding MarR family winged helix-turn-helix transcriptional regulator translates to MTSRHDPADDVDAIVEAWRRERPDLDIEPLHVFSRVTRLARLLDLDRMSAFEQHSLEGWEFDVLSALRRAGDPYQLSPGRLVQETLVTSGTMTNRIDRLATKGWVARLPSPTDRRGVIVHLTSDGRERVDAAMADLLTRERELLASMPGDERTALTAALRRLLAPFEG